The Agromyces sp. LHK192 genome includes a window with the following:
- the yidD gene encoding membrane protein insertion efficiency factor YidD, with amino-acid sequence MRDIGRFLLLVPRNVGVALLLTYRKVVSPLYGDVCRYYPSCSAYGLGSIQQRGLVFGALLTAWRIVRCNPWTAGGIDDVRTARHDRDRVTRSGWVLPAAWVSDPAPVFHSAPTATPDHPGHQHESDRSVSAIALRKA; translated from the coding sequence ATGCGTGACATCGGCCGGTTCCTGCTGCTCGTGCCGCGCAACGTCGGGGTGGCGCTGCTGCTGACCTACCGGAAGGTGGTCTCGCCGCTCTACGGCGACGTCTGCCGGTACTACCCGTCCTGCTCGGCCTACGGGCTCGGTTCCATCCAGCAGCGCGGCCTCGTCTTCGGCGCACTGCTCACGGCATGGCGCATCGTCCGCTGCAACCCGTGGACCGCGGGCGGCATCGACGACGTCCGAACCGCCCGGCACGACCGCGATCGCGTGACCCGCTCGGGTTGGGTGCTCCCGGCAGCATGGGTCTCCGACCCGGCACCCGTGTTCCACTCAGCTCCCACCGCCACCCCGGATCACCCGGGGCACCAGCACGAGTCGGACCGAAGCGTGTCCGCCATCGCCCTTCGAAAGGCCTGA
- the rnpA gene encoding ribonuclease P protein component, whose translation MLAKANRITSADDYRSVVRRGAKVAGAHTVSYIRSRSSGADARFGFIVSKKVGTAVRRNLVRRRLKAAGHELVRDGVSGFDLVIRALPSAADADFPSLREELRHAASSRAAGAGSLGSLHA comes from the coding sequence GTGCTCGCCAAAGCCAACCGCATCACGAGCGCCGACGACTATCGCAGTGTCGTGCGCCGTGGAGCGAAGGTCGCCGGTGCCCACACCGTGAGCTACATCCGCTCACGGTCGTCGGGCGCCGACGCGCGCTTCGGCTTCATCGTCTCGAAGAAGGTCGGCACCGCCGTGCGCCGTAATCTCGTCCGCCGACGGCTCAAGGCCGCCGGCCACGAGCTCGTGCGCGACGGGGTGTCGGGCTTCGACCTGGTGATCCGCGCCCTGCCGTCCGCAGCGGACGCGGATTTTCCGTCCCTGCGCGAGGAACTGCGGCACGCTGCGTCGAGCCGCGCCGCCGGCGCAGGTTCGCTCGGGTCGCTCCATGCGTGA
- the rpmH gene encoding 50S ribosomal protein L34 produces MSKRTFQPNNRRRAKKHGFRLRMRTRAGRAILAARRRKGRTELSA; encoded by the coding sequence ATGAGCAAGCGTACCTTCCAGCCGAACAACCGCCGCCGCGCCAAGAAGCACGGCTTCCGCCTGCGCATGCGCACCCGCGCCGGCCGCGCCATCCTCGCGGCCCGCCGTCGCAAGGGCCGCACCGAACTCTCCGCGTAG